One Desulfobulbus propionicus DSM 2032 DNA segment encodes these proteins:
- the cas7c gene encoding type I-C CRISPR-associated protein Cas7/Csd2, whose translation MRNPIQNRYDFVLLFDVKDGNPNGDPDAGNLPRIDPETGHGLVTDVCLKRKVRNYVQLEKGGAVAFDIFVKERAILNNLIDEAHEQDIVKSKEKGDKTEAARQFMCGKYYDVRTFGAVMSTGKNAGQVRGPVQFTFARSVDQIVPLEHSITRMAVATEAEAEKQQGDNRTMGRKFTVPYALYCCHGFISAPLAAQTGFSEDDLNLFWQAVINMFEHDRSAARGLMSSRKLFVFKHENKMGNAPAHKLFDLIDIQRAEGSTGPARSFKDYVVKVGAAPDGVTLLEKL comes from the coding sequence ATGAGAAATCCAATCCAGAACCGGTATGACTTTGTGCTTTTGTTTGATGTAAAAGACGGTAACCCCAACGGTGATCCGGACGCTGGCAACCTGCCTCGTATCGACCCGGAAACAGGGCATGGTCTTGTCACCGATGTCTGCCTCAAACGGAAGGTGCGCAATTATGTGCAATTGGAGAAAGGCGGGGCAGTGGCCTTTGATATATTTGTGAAGGAGAGGGCCATTCTCAATAACCTTATTGATGAAGCCCATGAACAGGACATTGTGAAAAGCAAAGAGAAAGGAGATAAAACGGAGGCTGCTCGCCAATTCATGTGCGGTAAATATTACGATGTGCGTACATTCGGCGCTGTGATGTCCACTGGGAAGAATGCTGGCCAAGTCCGTGGTCCGGTACAATTTACTTTTGCCCGGAGTGTTGATCAGATTGTGCCATTGGAGCACAGCATTACCCGTATGGCGGTGGCCACCGAGGCCGAAGCTGAAAAGCAGCAGGGCGACAACCGAACCATGGGGCGAAAATTTACCGTCCCATACGCACTTTATTGCTGCCATGGCTTTATTTCAGCCCCTTTGGCCGCTCAAACCGGATTTAGCGAAGACGATCTCAACCTGTTCTGGCAGGCCGTCATCAACATGTTCGAGCACGACCGTTCCGCAGCCCGTGGATTGATGAGCAGCCGCAAGCTCTTTGTGTTCAAACATGAGAATAAGATGGGGAATGCCCCGGCGCACAAATTGTTTGACTTGATCGACATCCAGCGGGCGGAAGGCTCGACCGGTCCGGCCCGTTCGTTCAAGGATTATGTGGTGAAGGTTGGCGCAGCACCTGATGGTGTGACGTTACTGGAAAAACTGTAA
- the rhuM gene encoding virulence protein RhuM/Fic/DOC family protein, translated as MQQLDSAPSAIILYQTADGQTSLDVRLQEETVWLSLTQIAELFDRDKSVISRHLRNIFREGELVRAAVVAKNATTAADGKTYQVEFFNLDAIISVGYRVNSKRGTQFRIWASSVLKEYLVKGYALNRRRLAEQGVAELRGVLDLLAAALERNQLTDETGLAVVELVRRYGMSWQLLLQYDEDRLALPAGLNRRESVGFDLAMVRRGIACLREELAIRGEATDLFGRERGESLAGILGAIHQTFGGQDLYPSIEEKAAHLLYFVIKDHPFSDGNKRIGSFLFLLYLQESGLIETVRFDNKAVVALALLVAASDPVQKEVLIRLIVNLLGESIPSDGGGQHG; from the coding sequence ATGCAACAGCTTGATTCCGCACCCTCCGCCATCATCCTCTATCAGACCGCAGACGGACAAACCTCTTTGGATGTCCGGCTTCAGGAGGAAACCGTCTGGCTCTCGTTGACCCAAATAGCCGAGCTGTTCGACCGTGACAAGTCGGTAATATCCAGACATCTCAGGAACATCTTTCGGGAAGGAGAGTTGGTCAGAGCGGCAGTTGTTGCAAAAAATGCAACAACTGCCGCGGACGGCAAAACGTACCAGGTGGAATTTTTCAACCTGGATGCGATCATCTCTGTCGGCTACCGAGTCAACTCCAAACGCGGCACCCAGTTTCGCATCTGGGCCTCGTCCGTGCTCAAGGAGTATCTGGTCAAGGGGTATGCCCTCAACCGGCGACGGTTGGCAGAGCAGGGCGTGGCCGAGTTGCGAGGCGTGCTCGATCTGTTGGCGGCAGCCCTGGAACGCAATCAACTCACCGACGAAACCGGATTGGCGGTGGTGGAGCTGGTGCGGCGCTATGGGATGAGCTGGCAATTGCTCCTGCAATACGACGAAGACCGGTTGGCCCTGCCGGCCGGGCTCAATCGGCGGGAGTCGGTGGGCTTTGATCTGGCCATGGTGCGCCGGGGCATTGCCTGTTTACGGGAAGAACTGGCGATCAGAGGCGAGGCCACCGATTTGTTCGGTCGGGAGCGCGGCGAAAGCTTGGCCGGTATTCTCGGCGCCATCCATCAGACCTTCGGCGGCCAGGACCTCTACCCGAGCATCGAGGAAAAGGCCGCCCATCTCCTCTATTTCGTGATCAAGGATCACCCCTTCAGCGACGGCAACAAGCGCATCGGCTCCTTTCTTTTTCTCCTCTATCTGCAGGAAAGCGGGCTGATCGAGACAGTCCGCTTCGACAACAAGGCCGTGGTAGCCCTGGCCCTGCTAGTGGCCGCCTCCGACCCGGTCCAGAAGGAGGTGCTCATCCGGTTGATCGTTAATTTGCTCGGCGAATCAATCCCATCCGACGGAGGAGGGCAGCATGGCTGA
- the cas4 gene encoding CRISPR-associated protein Cas4 yields the protein MAEIAPEQSILKTYEPPPYDEDDLVMISALQHYLFCPRQCALIHIEQQWLENRLTAEGRLLHERVHGGGRESRRQLRVEFDVPIRSLRLGVIGRADIVEFHRREDGLWCPLPVEYKRGRPKKDDTDRVQLCAQALCLEEMLRCAVPEGALYYGEKKRRSAVLFDAPLREKTAQTAKAVHALLTGGRTPPPHYAARCENCSFMPLCLPKVATRKRVGHYLHKMMGV from the coding sequence ATGGCTGAGATCGCCCCGGAACAATCGATCCTCAAAACATACGAACCGCCGCCGTACGACGAGGACGACCTGGTGATGATCTCCGCCTTGCAGCATTACCTGTTCTGTCCGCGCCAGTGTGCTTTGATCCATATCGAACAACAATGGCTCGAAAACCGATTGACCGCCGAAGGTCGCCTCCTTCATGAACGGGTGCATGGCGGCGGCCGGGAATCGCGGCGACAACTGCGGGTGGAGTTCGATGTGCCCATTCGTTCGTTGCGGCTGGGGGTGATCGGCCGGGCGGACATCGTCGAATTTCATCGGCGGGAGGATGGGCTGTGGTGTCCCCTGCCAGTGGAATACAAGCGCGGACGACCCAAGAAGGACGATACCGACCGGGTGCAGCTCTGCGCTCAGGCCCTCTGTCTGGAAGAGATGCTACGGTGCGCCGTACCCGAGGGGGCGCTCTACTACGGCGAAAAGAAGCGGCGGTCGGCGGTGCTGTTCGACGCACCCTTGCGGGAGAAGACGGCACAGACGGCGAAGGCGGTCCACGCCCTGCTTACGGGGGGAAGGACGCCGCCACCCCATTATGCGGCCCGCTGCGAGAACTGTTCATTCATGCCGCTCTGTCTGCCCAAGGTGGCGACCAGGAAGCGGGTGGGGCATTATCTGCACAAAATGATGGGGGTATGA
- the cas1c gene encoding type I-C CRISPR-associated endonuclease Cas1c gives MKKHLNTLFVTTQGAYLAKDGETVAVRIEGEVVLRVPLHTLESIVCLGNVGCSPFLMGFCGERGVGMSFLTENGRFLARVQGPVSGNVLLRREQYRRADDPDFSAAVASACVLGKVANCRTVLLRALRDHGNKVDAPVLQEAIDRLAAALRRLQGGLALEEVRGVEGDAARVYFSAFDHLIVRDKDKFFMRQRSRRPPLDRINCLISFLYTLLLNDVRSALESVGLDPAVGYLHRDRPGRAGLALDLMEEFRPMADRLAVSLVNLGQLREEDFVFSDGGAVRMSDEARKTLLVAYQKRKQEEMVHPFLEEKMSLGLFFHTQALLFARYLRDELDGYPPVMWK, from the coding sequence ATGAAAAAACATCTCAACACCCTGTTCGTCACCACCCAGGGGGCCTACCTGGCCAAGGATGGCGAGACCGTGGCGGTCCGCATCGAGGGCGAGGTGGTCCTGCGGGTCCCGCTCCATACCCTGGAATCCATCGTCTGTCTCGGTAATGTCGGTTGCAGCCCTTTTTTGATGGGATTCTGCGGCGAGCGTGGGGTGGGGATGAGTTTTCTCACTGAAAACGGGCGATTTCTGGCGCGGGTGCAAGGGCCGGTTTCGGGCAACGTGCTGCTGCGGCGCGAGCAGTACCGCCGCGCCGACGATCCGGATTTTTCCGCTGCCGTGGCCAGTGCTTGCGTGCTCGGCAAGGTGGCCAACTGCCGGACCGTGCTCCTTCGCGCCTTGCGTGATCATGGCAACAAGGTAGATGCGCCGGTGCTACAGGAGGCTATCGACCGGTTGGCAGCGGCGCTCAGGCGATTGCAGGGCGGATTGGCGTTGGAGGAGGTGCGCGGGGTGGAAGGTGATGCGGCCCGGGTCTATTTCAGTGCCTTCGATCATCTCATCGTCCGCGACAAAGACAAATTTTTCATGCGCCAGCGCAGTCGCCGGCCGCCGCTTGACCGTATCAACTGCTTGATTTCCTTCCTCTACACGTTGCTGCTCAACGATGTGCGCTCCGCGCTTGAATCGGTGGGCCTTGATCCGGCGGTCGGCTATCTGCACCGCGATCGTCCGGGGCGGGCCGGATTGGCCCTTGATCTGATGGAGGAGTTCCGGCCCATGGCGGATCGGCTGGCGGTTTCATTGGTCAATCTGGGACAGTTGCGCGAGGAGGATTTTGTGTTCAGCGACGGCGGCGCGGTGCGGATGAGCGATGAGGCCCGCAAAACCCTGCTGGTAGCGTATCAGAAGCGCAAACAGGAAGAAATGGTGCATCCCTTTCTGGAGGAGAAAATGTCGCTGGGGCTGTTTTTTCATACCCAAGCCCTGCTCTTTGCCCGCTATCTGCGTGACGAACTCGACGGTTATCCGCCGGTGATGTGGAAATAG
- the cas2 gene encoding CRISPR-associated endonuclease Cas2 — translation MMVLVSYDVRTSEPGGAKRLRRVAKVCRNFGQRVQFSVFECMVDPAQWTRLRQALIDEIDMEADSLRFYFLGANWRNRVEHVGAKESVDQEGPLIV, via the coding sequence ATGATGGTGCTGGTGAGTTACGATGTGCGCACAAGCGAGCCAGGCGGCGCCAAGCGCTTGCGGCGGGTGGCCAAGGTGTGCCGCAATTTCGGTCAGCGGGTACAATTTTCGGTGTTCGAGTGCATGGTGGACCCGGCGCAATGGACCCGATTGCGGCAGGCGTTGATTGACGAGATCGACATGGAGGCCGACAGTCTCCGTTTTTACTTCCTCGGGGCCAACTGGCGCAACCGGGTGGAGCATGTCGGCGCCAAGGAGAGCGTGGACCAGGAAGGTCCGCTGATTGTGTAA
- the lipB gene encoding lipoyl(octanoyl) transferase LipB: MRILDCGLVEYREALALQERLAAEIAAGNEEETLLLLEHPAVYTIGRGGDLANILDSTLPVERINRGGDVAWHGPGQLVGYPLVHLGRRGRDLHRWMRFLEEVLIATLVAFHIPAHRVAGQTGVWSSRGKIGFIGVGVRHWVTLHGFALNVCPDLRSYERINPCGLAGCAVSSMMMETQTPPSMAEVKHTAPVLFLQQVTKHLPRTPPPPSLVPR, encoded by the coding sequence ATGCGCATCCTCGACTGCGGCCTGGTCGAGTACCGCGAGGCCCTGGCTCTGCAGGAGCGGCTGGCAGCGGAAATTGCCGCCGGCAACGAGGAAGAGACCCTGCTGCTGCTCGAACATCCCGCCGTCTATACCATCGGCCGGGGCGGCGATCTGGCCAACATCCTCGATTCCACCCTCCCCGTTGAGCGTATCAACCGGGGTGGGGATGTGGCTTGGCACGGGCCGGGACAGTTGGTGGGTTACCCACTCGTTCATCTCGGCAGACGAGGCCGCGACCTCCATCGCTGGATGCGCTTCCTGGAAGAGGTGCTGATCGCCACCCTGGTCGCCTTCCACATTCCGGCGCACCGGGTTGCCGGGCAAACCGGGGTCTGGTCGTCTCGTGGCAAAATCGGCTTCATTGGTGTCGGCGTCCGCCACTGGGTGACCCTGCACGGCTTTGCCCTCAATGTCTGCCCGGACCTGCGGTCCTACGAACGGATCAATCCCTGCGGTTTGGCCGGATGTGCGGTAAGTTCGATGATGATGGAGACTCAAACACCACCGTCCATGGCGGAGGTCAAGCACACGGCACCCGTTCTGTTCCTGCAACAGGTAACCAAACATCTGCCACGAACTCCCCCTCCGCCTTCCCTTGTTCCTCGTTGA
- a CDS encoding acyl carrier protein — protein sequence MTEQELLSHIFAELKKVAPECDPVELAPDENIREALDIDSFSFLRVLVGLNERTGVDIPESDYGKLSTLAAMTRYLMARLP from the coding sequence ATGACCGAACAGGAACTGCTTTCCCATATTTTTGCCGAACTGAAAAAGGTCGCGCCCGAATGCGACCCGGTCGAGCTGGCGCCGGACGAGAACATCCGCGAGGCCCTGGACATCGATTCGTTCAGTTTTCTCCGTGTGCTGGTTGGACTGAACGAACGCACCGGGGTGGACATCCCCGAATCGGACTACGGCAAACTGTCGACCCTGGCGGCCATGACCAGGTATCTCATGGCCCGCCTCCCCTGA
- a CDS encoding dihydrolipoamide acetyltransferase family protein translates to MGEFRMPSLGADMETGKLVEWLVVPGQRVKRGDIVALVETQKGLFEIEVFEDGIMGEPLVAAGQTVPVGTLLARIETGEAKAAVTEVRAEPTVEKTTEPSPVSKPQETIPAQPTISSERLSCSPSARRLALELGVDLATVQGTGPRGAIQRSDIEAAAQAKTITSPQATAAPAESAGDTPETRMRQAIAAAVSRSNREIPHYYLATEIDLSHPLQWLEEENRQRSMRERILPVVLLLKATAKALRDVPELNGFWLNDRLQVQPDIHVGFAIALRTGGLISPAIHHVDRLSLGELMQAMADLIERTRSGRLRGSEVTDATVSVTNLGDRGIKTVFGIIYPPQVALIGFGKISERPWAENGMLGVRRCVTATLAADHRATDGHQGALFLEALNRHLQQPEAL, encoded by the coding sequence ATGGGTGAATTTCGCATGCCCAGCCTGGGCGCCGACATGGAAACCGGTAAACTGGTCGAATGGCTGGTGGTGCCGGGACAGCGGGTCAAACGGGGCGATATCGTCGCCCTGGTCGAGACCCAAAAGGGACTGTTCGAGATCGAGGTGTTCGAGGACGGCATCATGGGTGAGCCGCTGGTGGCTGCCGGCCAGACTGTGCCGGTGGGCACCTTGCTGGCCCGAATTGAGACCGGTGAGGCCAAGGCTGCGGTCACCGAGGTGCGGGCCGAGCCCACCGTTGAGAAGACAACCGAACCTTCCCCAGTGAGCAAGCCGCAGGAAACCATCCCAGCTCAACCGACGATATCTTCCGAGCGGCTCTCCTGTTCGCCCTCGGCCAGGCGTCTGGCCCTGGAACTGGGGGTTGATCTGGCCACGGTCCAGGGAACCGGCCCGCGCGGTGCCATCCAGCGCAGCGATATCGAGGCAGCGGCCCAGGCAAAAACAATAACGTCCCCGCAGGCAACGGCTGCACCAGCCGAATCCGCTGGGGACACGCCCGAGACCAGGATGCGGCAGGCCATTGCCGCCGCGGTCAGTCGCTCCAACCGAGAAATCCCCCACTATTACCTGGCAACCGAGATCGACCTGAGCCACCCCTTGCAATGGCTGGAGGAGGAAAACCGCCAACGTTCCATGCGCGAGCGCATCCTGCCGGTTGTCCTACTCCTCAAGGCAACGGCCAAGGCCCTGCGCGACGTGCCGGAACTGAACGGCTTTTGGTTGAATGACCGTCTTCAGGTGCAACCGGACATCCATGTCGGTTTCGCCATCGCCCTGCGCACCGGCGGCCTGATCTCGCCCGCCATTCATCACGTCGACCGGCTCAGCCTGGGTGAACTGATGCAGGCCATGGCCGACCTGATCGAGCGGACCCGGTCGGGACGGTTGCGCGGTTCGGAGGTCACTGACGCCACCGTGTCGGTCACCAACCTGGGTGATCGGGGCATAAAAACGGTATTCGGCATCATCTATCCGCCGCAGGTGGCGCTGATCGGTTTCGGCAAGATCAGCGAGCGACCCTGGGCCGAAAACGGCATGCTGGGAGTGCGGCGCTGCGTGACCGCCACTCTGGCCGCCGATCATCGCGCCACCGACGGCCACCAGGGTGCCCTGTTCCTCGAAGCCCTCAATCGCCATCTCCAGCAACCGGAGGCTCTATGA
- a CDS encoding alpha-ketoacid dehydrogenase subunit beta: MSATQTTTYREAVKQAIREAMHRDSRVFLMGEDVGHYGGCYAVSKGLLAEFGPERIRDTPLCESGFVGAGIGAALGGMRPIVEVMTVNFSLLALDQIVNTAASLLHMSGGQFNVPLVIRMATGAGKQLAAQHAHSFEGWYAHIPGLRVLSPATLEDARGMLWTAIEDPDPVLIFENNTLYNMEGELAEDAGPVDIDTARVRRPGRDLTLITYSASLFKCLDAAKILAEEGIEAEVIDLRTLRPLDDATYLASIARTHRVLIVDEGWRSGSLSAEISARIMEQAFYDLDLPVERLCSAEVPMPYAKHMEEAALPQVDKIVATVRRMMHHG; this comes from the coding sequence ATGAGCGCAACGCAAACCACCACCTACCGCGAGGCGGTCAAACAGGCGATCCGCGAGGCCATGCACCGGGACTCGCGGGTCTTCCTCATGGGCGAGGATGTGGGCCACTACGGTGGCTGCTATGCGGTCAGCAAGGGACTGTTGGCCGAGTTCGGGCCGGAACGCATCCGTGACACGCCGCTGTGCGAATCCGGCTTCGTCGGTGCGGGCATCGGCGCGGCCTTGGGCGGCATGCGGCCCATCGTCGAGGTGATGACGGTCAACTTCAGCCTGCTCGCCCTGGACCAGATCGTCAACACCGCCGCCAGCCTGCTGCACATGTCAGGCGGCCAGTTCAACGTGCCGCTGGTCATCCGCATGGCCACCGGCGCGGGCAAGCAGCTGGCCGCCCAGCACGCCCACTCCTTCGAGGGCTGGTATGCCCACATTCCTGGCTTGCGGGTGTTGTCGCCGGCCACACTCGAGGACGCGCGCGGCATGCTGTGGACCGCGATTGAGGATCCGGACCCGGTGCTGATCTTTGAGAACAACACCCTCTACAACATGGAGGGGGAACTTGCGGAGGATGCCGGACCGGTGGACATCGACACTGCCCGGGTGCGGCGGCCGGGACGCGACCTCACCCTGATCACCTATAGCGCCAGCCTGTTCAAATGCCTGGATGCGGCCAAGATCCTGGCCGAGGAAGGGATCGAGGCCGAGGTGATCGACTTGCGCACCCTGCGGCCCCTGGACGATGCCACCTATCTGGCCTCGATTGCCCGCACCCACCGGGTGCTGATTGTTGACGAGGGCTGGCGCAGCGGCAGTCTGTCGGCCGAGATCTCGGCCCGGATCATGGAACAGGCCTTCTACGATCTCGATCTGCCGGTGGAGCGGCTGTGCAGCGCCGAGGTGCCCATGCCCTATGCCAAGCACATGGAAGAGGCGGCCCTGCCCCAGGTGGATAAAATTGTGGCCACAGTCCGGAGGATGATGCATCATGGGTGA
- the pdhA gene encoding pyruvate dehydrogenase (acetyl-transferring) E1 component subunit alpha, whose product MNGLNKDQALHHLRQMLLIRRFEEKSAELYSAMKIRGFLHLYIGEEAVAVGVMAALSPEDAVVATYREHGQALARGMSANAIMAEMYGKVEGCCRGRGGSMHLFDATTRFYGGNAIVGGGLPLAVGLALADHMQGRQRVTSCFFGDGAVAEGYFHESMNLAALWKLPVLFVCENNLYAMGTALRYTEANQDIAAKGAAYGMAEAAVDGMDVQAVEKAARAAVAHIQAGNGPYLLECRTYRFRPHSMFDTELYRTKEEVEQWKQRDPIELLAGRLREAGLFTEAEQVALEREVAAEVEASVAFAEAGTWEVVEDLTRFVTTERRA is encoded by the coding sequence ATGAATGGACTGAACAAGGATCAGGCACTGCACCACCTGCGGCAGATGCTGCTCATCCGCCGCTTCGAGGAAAAATCGGCCGAACTGTACAGCGCGATGAAGATTCGCGGTTTCCTCCACCTCTACATCGGCGAGGAGGCGGTGGCCGTGGGGGTGATGGCGGCGCTCAGCCCCGAGGATGCGGTGGTGGCCACCTATCGCGAGCACGGCCAGGCCCTGGCGCGCGGCATGAGCGCGAACGCGATCATGGCCGAGATGTATGGCAAGGTCGAGGGCTGCTGCCGGGGGCGGGGCGGTTCGATGCATCTCTTTGACGCGACCACCCGTTTTTACGGCGGCAATGCCATTGTCGGCGGCGGTCTGCCTCTGGCGGTGGGTTTGGCCCTGGCCGATCACATGCAGGGGCGACAGCGGGTCACCAGTTGTTTCTTCGGCGATGGCGCCGTGGCTGAGGGCTATTTCCACGAGTCCATGAACCTGGCCGCCCTGTGGAAGCTGCCGGTCCTCTTTGTCTGCGAAAACAACCTCTACGCCATGGGGACGGCCCTGCGCTACACCGAGGCCAACCAGGATATCGCCGCCAAGGGTGCGGCTTATGGCATGGCCGAAGCCGCAGTGGACGGCATGGACGTGCAGGCGGTGGAAAAGGCGGCCCGTGCAGCCGTTGCCCACATCCAAGCCGGCAACGGACCCTATCTGCTCGAATGCCGCACCTACCGTTTCCGGCCGCATTCGATGTTCGACACCGAACTCTATCGCACCAAGGAGGAGGTCGAGCAGTGGAAGCAGCGCGATCCGATCGAGCTGCTGGCCGGCCGTCTGAGAGAGGCGGGCCTGTTCACCGAGGCCGAGCAGGTCGCGCTCGAACGCGAGGTGGCGGCCGAGGTCGAGGCCTCGGTGGCCTTTGCCGAGGCCGGCACCTGGGAAGTGGTCGAGGATCTGACCCGTTTTGTCACCACCGAGAGGAGGGCATGA
- the acsA gene encoding acetate--CoA ligase, with amino-acid sequence MPFAPIAKNVATMAVQPNLLDYERIRADFSWEEARAALDGLQGGGMNIAHEAVDRHARGPLHDRAAIRFLGKDGTLTPLTYGELQARSNRFAHLLGQLGVLPGERIFWLAGRSLLLYAAFFGTLKHRSVFCPLFAAFGPEPIAQRLERGNARVLVTTERQYSKKIKPLLDRLPELRCILLVDVDADIDQRVRALPSLLQGCSEQFTIPPTDPEDRAILHFTSGTTGMPKGAVHVHNAVLTHFITGRYVLDLHPDDIFWCTADPGWVTGTSYGIIAPLLHGVTTIVDEADFDAERWYRILAEQRVTVWYTAPTAIRMLMRTPDTLRQRYDLSALRLVHSVGEPLNPEAVLWGQRVLGLPIHDNWWQTETGGIMVANYAALEIRPGSMGKPLPGIEAAIVTRLDADTVRIEGAEVEGELALRRGWPSMFRAYLHDEQRYHKCFVGDWYLTGDLARRDADGYYWFVGRADDIIKTAGHMVGPFEVESSLMEHPAVAEAGVIGKPEPTIGEIVKAFVVLKPGFTASEPLRQELIGFGRTRLGSAVAPKELEFIDNLPKTRSGKIMRRLLKARELGLPIGDTSTLEGSES; translated from the coding sequence ATGCCTTTTGCTCCCATCGCCAAGAATGTGGCGACCATGGCGGTCCAGCCCAATCTGCTGGATTATGAACGAATCCGGGCCGACTTTTCCTGGGAAGAAGCCCGTGCGGCACTGGATGGCCTTCAGGGCGGGGGGATGAACATTGCCCATGAGGCGGTGGACCGGCATGCCCGCGGCCCCCTGCACGACCGTGCGGCCATCCGCTTCCTCGGCAAGGACGGTACCCTCACCCCGCTGACCTATGGCGAGCTGCAGGCGCGCAGCAACCGGTTTGCCCATCTGCTCGGCCAACTCGGCGTTCTGCCGGGCGAACGGATCTTCTGGCTGGCCGGCCGCAGTCTGTTGCTGTACGCCGCCTTCTTCGGCACCCTCAAACACCGCTCCGTCTTCTGTCCGCTGTTTGCCGCCTTTGGTCCGGAACCCATCGCCCAGCGGCTGGAGCGCGGCAATGCCCGCGTCCTGGTGACCACCGAACGGCAGTACAGCAAGAAGATCAAACCGTTGCTCGACCGACTGCCGGAGTTGCGCTGCATCCTGCTGGTCGATGTGGACGCGGATATCGACCAGCGGGTCCGCGCCCTTCCATCACTGCTCCAGGGCTGTTCCGAACAGTTCACTATCCCGCCCACCGATCCCGAGGACCGGGCGATCCTTCATTTCACCAGCGGTACCACCGGCATGCCCAAGGGCGCGGTCCATGTGCACAATGCCGTGCTCACCCACTTCATCACCGGCCGCTACGTGCTCGACCTCCATCCGGACGACATCTTCTGGTGCACCGCCGATCCCGGCTGGGTGACCGGCACCTCCTACGGCATCATCGCCCCCCTGCTCCATGGGGTCACCACCATTGTCGACGAGGCCGATTTCGATGCCGAGCGCTGGTACCGCATCCTTGCTGAGCAGCGGGTCACGGTCTGGTACACGGCGCCCACTGCCATCCGCATGCTGATGCGCACCCCGGATACGTTGCGGCAACGCTATGATCTCTCGGCCTTACGCCTCGTGCACAGCGTCGGCGAGCCCCTCAACCCGGAGGCGGTGCTGTGGGGGCAGCGGGTCCTTGGACTGCCGATCCACGACAACTGGTGGCAGACCGAAACCGGCGGCATCATGGTCGCCAACTACGCGGCCCTGGAGATTCGTCCCGGTTCCATGGGCAAACCGCTGCCCGGCATCGAGGCGGCCATCGTCACCCGACTCGATGCCGATACGGTGCGGATCGAAGGGGCGGAGGTGGAAGGCGAGCTGGCCCTGCGGCGCGGTTGGCCCTCCATGTTCCGCGCCTATCTGCACGACGAGCAACGATACCACAAATGCTTTGTCGGTGACTGGTACCTGACCGGCGATCTCGCCCGGCGGGACGCGGACGGCTACTACTGGTTCGTCGGCCGAGCCGATGACATCATCAAGACCGCCGGCCACATGGTCGGCCCCTTTGAGGTCGAGAGTAGCCTGATGGAGCATCCGGCGGTGGCCGAGGCCGGGGTGATCGGCAAACCCGAACCGACCATTGGCGAGATCGTCAAGGCCTTTGTGGTGCTCAAACCGGGCTTCACCGCCAGCGAACCCCTACGGCAGGAACTGATTGGCTTTGGCCGCACCCGGCTCGGTTCGGCGGTGGCGCCCAAGGAATTGGAATTCATCGACAATCTGCCCAAGACCCGCAGCGGCAAGATCATGCGCCGTCTGCTCAAGGCCCGCGAACTGGGGTTGCCCATAGGCGACACCTCCACCCTGGAAGGGAGCGAATCATGA